In Lolium rigidum isolate FL_2022 chromosome 7, APGP_CSIRO_Lrig_0.1, whole genome shotgun sequence, the DNA window actaggatatatcacttctattttactttctaggatggtcatggttgtctcaatagttttatatcccaggaaaatgcctggaatattcacttaaagttctctcaagaaatgatggtttaaccttttggatatttgaatagatctcTCCCTTAAAAccaagtgtttcctcaactaacttgagtgtaacacccgatcttgagctctcttatataagaatggtttattctagggtttatggtgtattcaccatatcttaatagatatcaagtctaaaactccacttggctatcttggttgaattaatctcctccttactttatcaattcatggatatgatcttagtccatttgatattaggttatctcaccactccaaagggaaatggtttacaacctaatactttagctcattggttgtcctttattcttaaataggtaagactaagattggtatgaatggtctcactcatttgggaatgacttgaataatattctagggttcctcttgaagataatgttttgaatacttggatgtatatccaaggtttaactcaaggtttgtttatgctgctctaataattataattgaactctcacctctctaggtttgatgtataataaattGAAAATAGAGGAGAGtatatatttcttagttggaactccttgtcttgcttccaagattaaaatagaatgaataccatgaggttcatggtaggatcatagattagtttgagacatggagaagataagtgaagaatagtttctccaattattgttgcttgatttccaattgaatgaatgttcatatgttatggcaaggaatatcatgttgtgatctttaataagatcaagtagttgatcattgattgAAGTGTGGTTGTGTTAGatgtaattccatttgatctaagcccttagatcaaatcatctctacccaaaacaaggttttatcaaagtcacattgaggtttatagcgcttgacttgatgagctacttcaattccaccaaggtcaagtgaaacttcgattcattgtgattgttttactttaaagcgcgaaaattccccagattttctatgcatgaatgcaatgcacacatctgtttcctctatttttgtaaccccattacctgggatattacagtgttCCCCTCTGTTTaagttgttgttcccctctgtctacGATCTTTGTTCCCCTACGTACATGCTATTATTTCCATATGtccaggttgttgttcccctctgtctaggATCTTGTTCCCCTCCGTATATGCTATTTGTTTCCCTATGTCCAGGTTTGTTCCCCTTTGTTTAGGATCTTGTTCCCCTCCGTATATTTTATTGTTCCTCTACGTACAGGTTGTTGTTTCTCTCTGTCCAGGCTTTTGTTCCTCTTCGTCCAGGCTCTTGTTCCCTTCCTTGTAGGATGTTGTTCCCTACCGTTTAGGCTATTGTTCCCCTATgtttaggttgttgttcccctatgTCCGAAAATATAACTGTTAGGGTGATCCTTCTGCGAAACATAAGCAAGGAGGCGCGCGAGCGCCAGGGAGGAGGACCCGGTATAGTGCTACCACACCTATCGAGAATGCGGTACCTCTGCAAGAAGGCCAGTCAGAAAGTGATTCAGCATTTCAGCCCACGCGTTTTTTTTTTGgctggctaagagcatctccagccgcgtcccccaaaccgcccccaaagggatttggggcgcgccggacagaaaatgcgttccagccgcgtcccccaaagcccatttttgtccggcgcggcccgatacggtgtccggcgccccgagcccgtccccgtcccacaggggacgctccggggacgccggacacaacagcgaggcggggagtggcggggccgacccgtcggcggcacggttaattttaacctaaccgtcgcctacctcgcgacggaagttattcgcgcgcagtgacacacggcggcatctttgccttaatggcgacggaggggcaggcgagacgtctcgtcggtgctgcgcagcctccacgcatcgccgacgttcgcacgccaccgcccgttcccgcgcgatcttccctccTCTActcgcctgttcccgcgctttcttcccgacgccggcgtctataaaaggtcttccggctcaacggtagccaccacaccccgccggcaacaaagacagccctcgtcgctccaccgccgtctcctccaccaccagtagcaatggcgaaccgccccggcgctggccacttccctccaccgccgtccctCCACTTGCGGTCCCGgaaacgcaggtcgacaccgacccctcggcagcggcccgggaagagcgatggcgtgcacaccgtcagcagcggcgggaggcgatgcagcagcaggcccgccagcagcgggaggcggcgcaggcggcggatctggcggcgttctgcgcccatggccccgctgctGGCGGATCTGGCGGCGTTCCGCTCTTCTCTGTGGTTTGTTCGGAACTTACAGATACGAGAAGAGCTTTAGCCGTCATGTTGGACGCTTCACGTTCTTGTGTTTTTCAATCTTTGTTCTATATGTCTTCTTCCTCATTTCAAAACCAATTGAACCGCCCACCTCTTCACTCAACCCTCCATCACCGTCAACACCCTCAGTAATGACAATCGACAGCCGTGCACTATTTTTCCTTGCACTTGGACTTATAGTGCTGGCTGGTCACATCTATTCTTGGGTCATGGTAAACCATTTTTTCTCATCGTGTTCATTATATTTATGGAAGTTTCTTTTACGTTGACATgttcttgttgttgaaacagggtTGTCGTACAGGCTCTGACATATAGGTATGAAATTGTTGGTGCTCCTTGCTTCTATGCATGATGAGGTTAATATCCTGAATTCCTGATCGTAAGTTCATTTCTTTGGTAGGTGTTGGACTGACACCTGCATCAAATCTGACTGATTGCACAAGGGGGTGAATGGTGCTCTGAGTTGATCTGACCGGTTTGTTTTCTTTCACTCAGTTACTTCTAGTTACAGTTCCGGTGGATTCTGATTCCCCAATTCATGTTTTATGCGGTGTTTGATTACTTCTTTATTTTGCTTGTATTTTTAGCTTTCACTTGGTTTTAGATATTGTTAACTGTTAGTTCCATAGTTCGATATGCTTTTGACTGTTAATTTATGTATATGTAGTACTTGATTCAAGAGTATATGTGTTAGTGTTGATTATTTCTTTACCTTTATGTCCtggttggatgaattttttttccGCACCAGTAATCTATACACTAGAGCCTTCATCTATATCTCCTAAATGTTTATGGGAGGTAAGGACCATTGGTAGAATGGTCACATATGACTTACATTGTGGCACATGCATCATTGTGTTGTGTTTATTTAGGAGTTGACATCAGTTGTAGATTCTGTAGTTAGTGTTGAATAAATAATGTGGAATTCTCTgcatttattttgaaaaaaaaagttaCAGAATTATGTGTTGGCAGTAGACCTTTCAGTTTGCCTAAAAAAGTGCACATTGTAGCTAGTGTCAATTTTAAATGAGATTCCTTTAGACCTTGATTCCACAACTAGGTAAAATATTGGTAGTTGAATTTGTTAGAATGTTGTAGGAACCTGAAAGTTCTCAATCTCAGGCTCTTAGCCCCTTAGGTGACGTGGAAACTATTATATGCAATCTCCGTGCCATGCTGCCAGAAATGTGAAGCCTGCGAGTTCAATACAATTTCGTTATTTCTGTATAGTATTGCATACTTCCTCAAGTTTTCTTGAAAGTTCACTTCCTAAGTTACTTGAAAGAAACAGAACTACATTTTCTTGGttattgtctttaattttcagagGAAACCTTTGCAAGTATATATAACCCTTGTGTTATTATTGCCAGGTTCTTCTTTACAATGTGCTTATTCAGGGGAAGCGTCACATTTATGCTGGGGATAGGATGTGGTGTCTATGTAGCTGTAAAATACGATGATGCAAGAACTTGCGTTTTTGGCACACTAACGAGGCAATTCACGGACTGGTTGTTTCTCCGTGGTTTTTTCATGTCACGATTCCTGGGGAAAGTTTCGTGTAGCTGTAACATGATACTACATATAATTCTGATTCAGAGAGGGTAACCGTGATGAGCATACCATCAACCATGACCGTCTCAGTCTCCAAAACATGTGTAATCTTTTACAACGATACTGCAGTTTGTAGGTTATATGCTGTATATATGACGAGAGGTGAGAATTAAGATGGGTCGATGTTGGTCTAAATTTTTAGAGAGACGAGTGAGACAACTAATAGATGTCCAACCTTGACTGTTGGTATATACACATTGAGCAAGTCACTCCTGTTTTGAGACAATGAGATTCGTGTCATCATATTACGTGGCAACTTatagttttatttttgttttgcttagATAAAACTATAATAAGAGTTTTTAATTTTGCTTAGACAAAGACTATAAGAGTCATTCCATCGATCATCATGTATAGGAACCTCAGTCACCGTAACACAATCCAAGTCGATGATCACCTAGCTAGTGGCATCCAATTTGTTGATCAAGCATCAGGCCGGCCATCCGGAGCTCCAAAGCCCTATTCTGAGAGCACCTCTAGCCGTTTGAGCCCCGCAGGCTGAAATCGGATTGGATGAAAATAGAGCGtgggcagtggcggagccagaacatCAACCATGTGTAGTCATGTTAAAGTTGTAtagtcaaatacatgtatttatataattttttaattagtttttaccCATTGTAAGCTTGTATTACCAAAAAACTGTGTAGTCAAATGACTACACAGCCTAagggtggctccgccactgggcaTGGGGAGCACCAGTTTCAGTCGCACCCCCAACATTCGCTCAATAGCGGCGATAATTTCGAATAATCGTCTTCTCGCTACACAAAATCATAGTGCAATAGTTcggcgatcggatcagccacatACCGGCGATCTAAAAAAAACTAGAGGATAACCGGGATATAGGCACTCCATTCCTGCGCCTTGTCTGCCGCGGAGTCGGGCGGCGATGCATCGTTGGCCGTCAGAGTCGCAGCAGCGGGAGTGGACGTTGGAGGAGAGGATTGGCCATGGACCGGGAATACGCCGACGCGTGGCTGTCCCATGCTCATGGCCCTGCCTCGCTTGCCTCGCTTGTTCATCTGCTGCCGCTACCTTCTTCGCTGAGAGCTTtatctccctctccgccctgccgcaaGTTTCGGTCTGGCGAAGCTCCACATCCGCCGCCCACCTTGCGTTTGACCAACCAGGCGGCCTCTCTTTTGACGCATGCGGCTTCCTTGCTTTCGgcgtgccgttgtcggtgatcttcttcggcggcatggtggtggaagggaagaggaggagtTGCAACTGTGGGGAATGGCGGTAGCTATTCGAAAATTCGGCggggagaatggggatatgctgcACATTTTGGTGAGAACTAGACTTTCTATGGCCGACACCGCGGTCCCGCTCAATGTTTCACGCGTAtttgtttcgtccggactccccgagcgcgtCTCGGGAGGCCGGGGATAGTCTGAACTCTGCGGATGGATTAAGGGCCTTTTTCGGGATGAGAAACCGAAGGCGCGGCTAGACCGAATAtcaccgtccggatgaaaaaaaagggCCGTCGGGGACCTCGTCGGGAGACGGCTGGAAGTGCTTTGAGAAACAGAGAGGAAGGCTTGACTCATCCAAACTAGGCCCGTCACCGATTCAGATTGGGATCCTACAGTCCCCTAGTATCGTCTCAATACATACACGTACGCAGGCCGCCCTAGTCGCCGGCAAAATCAATCCACGTTTTGTGCGAAGGACACCTAGCTACTACTAGGTCGCAGGATCGAGTTCTCTAGCTGGTAGCAATGACAGCAGACGGCGCATCACCGTCGGAGGAGCGAGAATATGTCTGGTACTGCCTGCTAGAAGAAGGTCGGCCTCAGCCTCAGCCTCGGGCCACCCCCGCTGCAGTACCCCGCCGCCTGTCAAGCCACTCCCCACGCTCTAATCGCGCCTGCGCCACCGCTTTCAGGGTAAATACATACTGTTTTAGTCCGTATTTCATTGACAAAGTCCTAGCAGCCACATACAGTACTAGTGTACTACACACGTTTACAGCCACGATAAACTTAACGATCTGATCTTACCCTGCTTGCAGTGGTCTGGCATCCTAGTCTGCCTTGGAATGCAGCTGTTCATGCTCAAGGTTGGAGTCCTAAGCTACAATGTCCATAGCACGGGAGACGCGCTCCTCGGCGTGCTTGACCTGCTGATGTGCCTCGCGGTGCCGGCGATAGGGTACGCTTACGCAGCAGAGCTGGACCGCATCGCCGAGGAACAGGAGAGTTTGGCTGGTAATAACCAGGCCGGCCAGAACCAGACTGCATAATCTATTCTCGGCGCATCGCGACGATTTGCTCATCTTCCACAACGCGCTTCCTAACATAAAGTAGTCTCCTCGATTAGCTCTTGGGCTGCCGCTGACCCTCGTCGCTCCATAGATCTAGTGGGTTGAGTTGTTAGGTGCGGCGTCGTTTCGTTCCGAGCGTCCAAACATGTAAAACTTTGTATTCCTATCAAATGCATCgaaacataaaacattcttgcgttttcacgaaaaaataaatcaaaagtgGCTTGTCCTGGGGCTAGGAATACATGTGCACATTGCCAAGGGGCATTCTTCATCTTCCGAACAGACATCTATGTACCTGTATTATGTTTGAGCTTTTTCCCCAGAATTGTAGACGACACCCGATGTTACATCATATATCATTTCAGTGACGAAATGGCGGGTGCACCGATTACAGCAAACAGACATGAAATCCCTGCAGGGGCCTTCACTGTCACATGACATTTTTGTAACTTTCAATAACTtcaccaaatatggggcaaagGGCAAACAGAAACCAAGCATTTCGTCACTCAATAAACATTAAAATCTCTCTGACTTGACCTATGGAATTGTTTGGTGGAGAATGTCAATTGTTTGTTCAATGTCAAAGCTTGATGCCACGGCTACAATGCCAAGTATAAGCTTACTGCATCAGCCACTAATCTAGAGTTTTCACATGTTCAACACTAATGATTTGGGACGATTATCAGGGAGCCAGGTAGAATGAGTGTTTGGCAGTCAGTCGTTTAGTCTGCGGGAGTTGGGGGGATGTCCTCCATGACCCCTTTACCATCGGCGGCGTCAAAATAAAAGAAATTCTTGACCGGATCTCCCTTACAAGATATAGACTTAATCACCTCCTGTTGGATCAAAAAAAAAGTACATAGTTATAAGTAGTATGTTGAACAAAGTATTCGAGTTATAAGAAGGCTCTGAAGGAACAAAATTCACAGCTTGCAGCTTTTTGCAGCTAAACATAAAAGAATTCTGGTGTTTTTATGGACTGACGATTTTTCTAGATGTTTCAGGAAACGTTATATCAATTGCGTTTGGAGAACCATGGCATAGCTGGGGTGTTTAGCACGGACTGATGCGTGCTACCCTGCCGGCTTCAAGCCTCCACGCTCGCAACTTCAGTTCATACTCACAAATTCTTCTATTAAAATAAGCAAAGGAATTCTTCCCCTCTGGTCTCTTTAATTTTAGTATCAATTGCGTTTGTCTAATTTATATTTTCGAACAACGCATGTGGAAATTTTCCTACACAACTAGCTTCCCCACAGTTTATTAATGAAATTTCAAGATCTATCGAGACGTATCTATGAATCATAGTTTTGGAAAGCAGCAATGCTACATCTATGGAATGATTACGGGACGTGACTTACGACTGAGGTGGAGTCACCCGGTGCATTCCCAGTCCTAAAATCACGGAAGGGAGAAAAAACTGAACTGGTGGTTAACACATCATCCCCTAGGCCATATCCGTAGAAGTCAGTCCGTAAGTCCAGCATTTTTGTTTGGAAACCAAACCACTGAGTACCACGGCTCACTGGTTCAGCTGTCGGAACACCAATTCATTGGTTTGATTGCTGGTCTAACAAGCTTTTAAGTTATCAGTTGACATTTAGCAGTCTCATCTATGCAAAGCACAAAAAATCTAGTTGGTACCAAAAAGCAAGAATAAATGCATCTTACAAGGAAAACGGTCCATATGTTTTTCATGCACTAGAGATTACTAGATAAGAAGTTCAAAGTATCATCTGCTTTCACATAGTGACTTAATGCCATACATAATTGAGATGACTATATTTCTTGTCAAGAGCTATTATGTTCTGCGGTGTCAGAAACCAAGTGATTTACGAATACCTAACTTATTTTCCAGctataacaaaaacaaaacaatagAATAAACGGAAAATAATGAAAATAGTGTCTTATGTCATGAGATTAAGTGATGAAACATTGGCACCTACCTGACCAAGAATGCCACCAAGGATTGCACATACAGGAGGATGTTCCTTCTTTCCAGCTGCCAGAAGCCGTTCCAGTAGAGCCGTAGGAATTTGAGACTCATTTAAAGACTGCAATTATTATAGCATGTAAAATACCTGAAGGAACGAGACACAAAGTACGACACAACAATAACAGCTATACCATTCTATCACACATGTCCTTCCTCAGAGCCAAAACTGCAGGTAGATCAGAAAGTGATGTCTCGCCAGGTTCACGCCCTTCAGATAACTCGTAACTTTCCAAGACTGAAAACAACATATTATGATAGTTAAAAAACCAAGACAAGAAACATAAGGATATATAACAATCGGAAGGGTTTTGGATGGCAGATCAAGAGAGCATGCAAATCAGTAGTAATTGTTTAGTGCAatacaaaaatccccaaaaaccaGCTGACATATGAGGTGTTATTCTATGTCTGCAAAATGTCAAGAGCAAGCTCATTCGCTTCTGTGAGATATGGAAAAGAAAATACTTAGTGAAAGAGCCattgagtttgacctgatccaaAATATTTGTCCTTTCCCTACATCACAATGATATTGATTGATTGATCTCAATTTTTGCAGGGATATAGAGAACATGTCCACCCCCTACATCTGTGAATGTCTATTTATTTTGAAATTCAATGCTTCTTTTTATGAGATTTCAGCATGTTCAAGTTTTGGCCGGATATTGCCCAGGAAAAATggcaaaaaagaaacaaaacaccCCTTTTCAGTTGCCACAAGATAAGCCTTTGGAACAGTATCTTATGTTTTCGTGTCATCACCTCTCATGGCGAAATGCAATTTAGTTGTTTTTTTGGGCAGACTCTTCCAGGGCACATCAATAGCTTCCTGCATAAAAAACCAAATATAACTGCAGTCAATACTCAATACAACTTAAATTGTAATATTTGTCACAGGTGTGATATTGATTCCTTGAGCAAATCATATGCAGGTTCCAGTAGTGGTGTACGATTGCAGTTATCGGAATTGAAACTGTCATATTTGCCAACTGAAGCATCCAAAAGTGTATGATATCAGATTCTGGAAGTAAACCACATGAAGGTATTCCAGTAATAGTGCATGATTCAACTAAAGGAGAGTAGTAATGTAGCATCATAATTATGGTAACAGAATGACCAATTTTTAAGTGGTGACAAGCACATAATCAAAACAAGATAATAACATTGCATTTCTAATGTCAATTGCAGAATTCATGTTGCGTACCAGCAATTTAAAGAAGTGCAGAggtaaaacaaaaaatgaaaaataacaAAGCTACCTCCAGCAAATGCAGATACATCTGAACTAATAAGGAAAAAGATATATGCAGGAACaacgtttattttctttattcttttctgtcacgacaaACTATTATTTTATAGTACCCCCTCCGTCTCAAAATAAGCTGCTCAGGTTAGATACGGTTGTATCTAGAGTTCTAGACATATTTTTAGtttgtagatacatccgtatctagaaaaggtTGAGCATGTTATTTTGGGACCGAAGGAGTAGAAAATATCAGCATGTCTTATCCAGTTACTTCTGTGATCTTGAAACTTGTTTCCGTCGCGAACAAAATACTCCCCAGACACACATATATATGTCAGAACAAGAATCACCAACTTGAGGAATGCAAAACAAGAGTGTATGACTACTGAAAGAGTTTATCTCAATAAAGAACAACCTACAATAAAAATTGAACTGAACTTTCATACCTGCAGGCTAGGATATGCCAACTCCTGCTGTTTAGGATCTCCTCCAGGCTTCTTCTGAAAAAAATTGAACATGCAATTTGAAGAATGAACTGAAGCAACAAAAAAAAGGTGACATTAATGATCGTAGTTTGGAAAGCATAAAAATTAAATCACCATGGACCATAGTGATTGAACCAACAGTGGTATGTATAAAACTGATACTGGTTCAAGCTTCGGTATGTGTACTGTGCTACATTTTAAGCACCATAGCATGGCAACTTTGTTCGTGAATCGTGATCCACTGCAGAATGTGCCCACCCTGACGTCTATCTTGAAAATTAGAGTAGGTGTGGCCCAAGATAACTTCACTGACATCCTAGAGTTAAAAACTTTAAAATAACGCAGACTAGCTGAATGCCCATGCATTGCTATGGATGGCAGACAAACCTTTTATTGGAGTGAAGATAAAGATAAGGAACAAAATGAGCATATGAACTACAGAGCAGATAAGAAAGAAATCATTATTGCAGCACGTAAAGTACATGCATGCAAGGGTATATCTTATTAGCAGCGACAATTATAATGGACTGAGCATTGAGCAATTGCAGGCATTTGTGCAGGAATACTTGTAAGGGGATGCCATACTTGTTTTGACTAGTGAACAATGAAAGAAATGCAACTGTTAATTGATGGATCTACAGAATATGTCACATGTTCTTATGTGGGGGTACGCACCTGAACATAGCTATGGTTCTGCAGATCAACAAATATTTCACCACAAGAATCCTTGCACTCTATCGAATAGAAGGCAATATGCTTGTTTCTCTTCCGGCAGTTCTCATTAATGAACAACTAGAAACATAACGCAGATGCAACAAACAGTGAGAATAAGAAACAGAACAAGTGAACTTGATCTAGAAATTTAAGTTCCAAAAGTCACAAAAGGTCGTGATAATACTACTTCGGTGAAGAATCTGCACCTTGGTTTTAAGAGATGCGCAGCTAACTACAATTATGTCAAACTTGTCAATGAATTCTCCATCAATTAGTGAAGGATCACCTGGACGAAATAACATAATGGTTAGAACATTTAGAATCAATACAGCAAGGAATCTCACATTTTTACGCCCAGGGGTAAAATGTTTCTATTAGAGAACCAAATATGCTAGTTACTATAACAACTGCTTGTTCCTATCATTAAATTATCTTTTTTGCACAGCTTTCTCAACTGTAGCAGCATTATCAGTGGAAAAAAATCTGAACACTCCTGCCAGTAACTTGGGAGGAAGCCATCAAAGTAGGAATCACAAACAAGCGGAGTATCGAAGACATGGTGAATCTATACAGTATATAATTCTTCAATCTAACATCCAAACTAATAAAAACTGCACCAAACTGAACACCTGACCTTTTGCAACATCAACTCGGACCATTGGATTGAAATCTTTTAGGGACTGGCAGCAAACGTCAGCTCGTGATCTACCACCATAGATACTCTCATCATGTGGAATTAGGAAGTTTGAATTGAGATCATCCGCGGTGACTACGCGATCATCCATCAAGGATAAGCTACCAACTCCTGCTAGAACAATATTCTTGCAGAACTGCACAGTAGGGGAGAAATTGACTTTAGAGTACGCGTTTGCTTTCACAAAAGTGTAAATATTATATCACAAAACTGTAAATATTATATCAGAAGTTAAATTAATGAACTTTAATTAATGTCAATAAGAATGGTGGCCTCTATTTGGAAAACCAGGTGCACTTTGACAGGATGAACATGAGATGACAGGGGGGAAGCAAAGTCATAAATATGCCATCAGAAATAAAGGAACATTAAGTTGAAATTTAGTTCTTTCTATCTAGCAAAGAAAGAAATTAGTTCTTACTATGACCACAAAGGGAACCATCACATAGACAGTTTAAATGAGCGAGTTGTACTGCATTCACTTGAGTGATACAATATAATGAACACCAGTTCAACAGGCAAATACTAGTCGCCTTTGCCAGAGTTAACAACTTAACAGGGTTCAGTATTGAAGACAATGGATCGATTGTGTAACAATAATTGACATGGGCTCTAAAGAAGGTTCAGTACTgtaagttcaacaagaaagtactATAGACTAGAAGCAATAATTAACATGGGCTCTAAAGAATAACAATAGTTACCATTCGAAAAAACCTACCATAACACTTGTAATTCCAATGTTGTCTTAATCGAAAGGAGACCATCACagataaaaataaataaactacCCACCTCAATAGTAGTACCGTTGACGCCACACACGAGCACATGGGCTTTACTTAGCCTGTTCCAAGCAACACAAGTATAACAGTCAGCCAGCTAATAACAGACGAATGCATCCAAAAAAAAATTGGTACAAAAGGAACCGAAACCCCGTAGAAAAGACAGAAATTAACTGAAAACTAATGTCACATATAACATGGGCAAAAAAGTCCAAAATTGTACGGGAAGCATCAAACAAATCAGGGGAAATCGATAGTCATAACAGGAGAAAAAAAAAGTCGGCAGAAGGTTGAAAATCTTTGTTTGAAAATCGGAAGAAAGACCAAAAACGGAACTTTCGAGTCAAACCAACCCAACAGAAATACAAAGATGTGGTAAAAGAAAGTAAAAGGAAGCAGGAGCTGGGGTGGAGGCGTACCTCTTCTGGGCATCAACGCCCCAGACGCGGATCTGTCGGTCATAGAGCGCCGTCTCCTGCGCCgtgagctcctcctccgcgccaccgccgccgccacccatcgcACGGAACGCCCGGA includes these proteins:
- the LOC124675452 gene encoding SUMO-activating enzyme subunit 1A-like isoform X2; the protein is MDLSKYVANLILFFRRLRIRAFRAMGGGGGGAEEELTAQETALYDRQIRVWGVDAQKRLSKAHVLVCGVNGTTIEFCKNIVLAGVGSLSLMDDRVVTADDLNSNFLIPHDESIYGGRSRADVCCQSLKDFNPMVRVDVAKGDPSLIDGEFIDKFDIIVVSCASLKTKLFINENCRKRNKHIAFYSIECKDSCGEIFVDLQNHSYVQKKPGGDPKQQELAYPSLQEAIDVPWKSLPKKTTKLHFAMRVLESYELSEGREPGETSLSDLPAVLALRKDMCDRMLLAAGKKEHPPVCAILGGILGQEVIKSISCKGDPVKNFFYFDAADGKGVMEDIPPTPAD
- the LOC124675452 gene encoding SUMO-activating enzyme subunit 1A-like isoform X1; this encodes MDLSKYVANLILFFRRLRIRAFRAMGGGGGGAEEELTAQETALYDRQIRVWGVDAQKRLSKAHVLVCGVNGTTIEFCKNIVLAGVGSLSLMDDRVVTADDLNSNFLIPHDESIYGGRSRADVCCQSLKDFNPMVRVDVAKGDPSLIDGEFIDKFDIIVVSCASLKTKLFINENCRKRNKHIAFYSIECKDSCGEIFVDLQNHSYVQKKPGGDPKQQELAYPSLQEAIDVPWKSLPKKTTKLHFAMRVLESYELSEGREPGETSLSDLPAVLALRKDMCDRMSLNESQIPTALLERLLAAGKKEHPPVCAILGGILGQEVIKSISCKGDPVKNFFYFDAADGKGVMEDIPPTPAD